From the genome of Impatiens glandulifera chromosome 9, dImpGla2.1, whole genome shotgun sequence, one region includes:
- the LOC124915830 gene encoding putative cyclin-A3-1: MASSINQSPDTKNRVPLTDLTESDHLIQNSLCDDIRNLNIELKTAKNKNQEEEIVATKSHEDDQIKRDFEDERVVSKPNSSFMYQHLRSLEVEEKRRPLPGYMKKVQKNIITPAMRGILLDWLVEVSKEYRLEPDTLYLTASYIDRFLSQRAIKEAELQLLGVTCILIASKYGELRPPNVEEFCYVTDNTYRKDEVMNMEKEVVKVLNFEMGNPTVMTFLRTFNRIFHEIFSCLDLRFLVHYLAELSLMDYRCISFSPSLIAASVVFLSRFIMQPKEHPWNMSLQCYSSYTPPNLKHCVNYLQDLVLDKKGVFLRAVKEKYSKSKFRSVATLSCPSEIPGTYFEAFYEPRDGEKH; the protein is encoded by the exons ATGGCCTCGTCGATTAATCAATCTCCTGATACCAAGAACCGAGTGCCTCTAACTGATCTCACTGAATCGGACCATCTTATTCAGAATTCCTTATGCGACGACATCCGTAATCTCAACATCGAATTGAAGACGGCCAAGAATAAAAATCAAGAGGAGGAGATTGTAGCTACGAAATCACATGAAGATGATCAAATTAAACGCGACTTTGAGGATGAGCGTGTTGTCTCGAAACCTAATTCATCATTTATGTACCAACATCTTCGCTCTCTTGAG GTGGAAGAGAAGAGGAGGCCATTACCAGGTTACATGAAGAAAGTTCAGAAGAACATTATTACTCCGGCTATGAGAGGAATACTATTGGATTGGTTGGTTGAGGTTTCAAAAGAATACAGACTTGAACCAGACACCCTTTATCTCACAGCATCTTATATTGATAGATTCTTATCACAACGGGCAATAAAGGAAGCCGAGCTTCAGCTTCTCGGTGTTACCTGTATTCTAATCGCTTC CAAATATGGTGAGCTCCGTCCTCCAAATGTTGAAGAATTTTGCTATGTAACGGACAATACATATAGGAAAGATGAA GTGATGAATATGGAGAAGGAAGTTGTCAaggttttgaattttgaaatggGTAATCCAACTGTTATGACATTTCTCAG GACTTTCAATAGGATTTTTCATGAAATCTTCAGT TGTCTGGATTTAAGGTTTTTGGTACATTACCTTGCAGAGCTTAGTTTGATGGACTATAGATGTATAAGTTTCTCACCGTCATTGATTGCTGCATCAGTCGTCTTCCTTTCCAGATTCATAATGCAACCAAAGGAACATCCATGG AACATGTCTTTACAATGCTACTCAAGTTATACACCTCCCAATCTGAAGCATTGTGTCAATTACCTTCAAGATTTGGTGTTGGATAAAAAAGGAGTCTTTTTGAGAGCTGTGAAGGAAAAATACTCCAAGTCTAAG TTCAGGTCTGTTGCAACGCTGTCTTGTCCTTCTGAAATTCCTGGTACCTATTTTGAGGCATTCTATGAACCCAGAGATGGCGAAAAACATTGA